A DNA window from Janibacter sp. A1S7 contains the following coding sequences:
- the pstC gene encoding phosphate ABC transporter permease subunit PstC, translating into MSSPPQAPGDTGFTSLRKRRGDAVFAGLSLSAGITILVVLFLVAAFLLWQALPALTAAPEEVRGGQGLVHYISPLLFGTVVSALIALVVGTPLAIGIALFISHYAPRRLASALGYVIDLLAAVPSVIFGLWGFYVFGPWLMPTQQGLIEYLGFIPLFGGPASPKSMLVTGLVLAIMILPIMTAVNREIFLQAPRLHAEASLALGATRWEMVQQAVLPFAKSGIISGAMLGLGRALGETMAVAIILSASARFTPVITSSANPGTIAGDIALQFPESSGMDVNTLVASGLVLFFLTLLVNMFARWIVSRRSEFSGAN; encoded by the coding sequence GTGAGCTCGCCACCCCAGGCTCCCGGCGACACCGGATTCACCAGCCTCAGGAAACGCCGCGGTGACGCGGTCTTCGCCGGTCTCTCCCTGTCGGCCGGCATCACCATCCTCGTCGTGCTCTTCCTCGTCGCGGCATTCCTCCTCTGGCAGGCGCTGCCCGCCCTCACCGCCGCGCCCGAGGAGGTGCGTGGGGGTCAGGGCCTGGTCCACTACATCTCACCCCTGCTCTTCGGCACGGTCGTCTCCGCGCTCATCGCCCTGGTCGTCGGCACCCCGCTGGCCATCGGGATCGCGCTCTTCATCTCCCACTACGCCCCCCGGCGGCTCGCCTCGGCGCTCGGCTACGTCATCGATCTGCTCGCCGCGGTGCCCTCGGTCATCTTCGGCCTGTGGGGCTTCTACGTCTTCGGCCCGTGGCTGATGCCGACGCAGCAGGGACTGATCGAGTACCTCGGCTTCATCCCACTCTTCGGTGGCCCGGCCAGCCCGAAGTCGATGCTCGTCACCGGCCTCGTCCTGGCCATCATGATCCTGCCGATCATGACCGCCGTGAACCGTGAGATCTTCCTCCAGGCACCGCGTCTGCACGCGGAGGCCTCACTGGCGCTCGGCGCCACCCGGTGGGAGATGGTCCAGCAGGCGGTCCTGCCCTTCGCCAAGTCCGGCATCATCTCCGGTGCGATGCTCGGTCTGGGCCGCGCGCTCGGCGAGACGATGGCCGTCGCCATCATCCTGTCGGCGTCCGCCCGCTTCACGCCGGTGATCACCAGCTCGGCCAATCCCGGCACCATCGCCGGCGACATCGCGCTGCAGTTCCCGGAGTCGAGCGGCATGGACGTCAACACCCTCGTCGCGAGCGGGCTGGTGCTGTTCTTCCTGACCCTGCTCGTCAACATGTTCGCCCGCTGGATCGTCTCCCGGCGGTCGGAGTTCTCAGGAGCCAACTGA
- the pstB gene encoding phosphate ABC transporter ATP-binding protein PstB: MSKRIDVKNLDIYYGDFLAVKDVSVTIEPRTVTALIGPSGCGKSTFLRALNRMHEVIPGAHVDGTVVLDGEDMYAKGVDPVLVRRKVGMVFQKPNPFPTMSIRENVLAGVKLNNKRIKRSDADALVESSLRGANLWNEVKDRLDKPGSGLSGGQQQRLCIARTIAVEPEVVLMDEPCSALDPISTLAIEDLIDQLKESYTIVIVTHNMQQAARCSDRTGFFNIEGTGQPGQLVEFDDTGRIFNNPGQQATEDYISGRFG; the protein is encoded by the coding sequence GTGTCCAAGCGCATCGACGTCAAGAACCTCGACATCTACTACGGCGACTTCCTCGCCGTGAAGGACGTCTCGGTGACCATCGAGCCCCGCACGGTGACCGCCCTCATCGGCCCCTCGGGCTGCGGCAAGTCCACCTTCCTGCGGGCGCTGAACCGCATGCACGAGGTGATCCCGGGAGCACACGTCGACGGCACCGTCGTCCTCGACGGGGAGGACATGTACGCGAAGGGGGTCGACCCGGTGCTCGTGCGGCGCAAGGTCGGCATGGTCTTCCAGAAGCCCAACCCCTTCCCGACGATGTCCATCCGGGAGAACGTCCTCGCCGGCGTGAAGCTGAACAACAAGCGGATCAAGCGCTCGGACGCCGACGCCCTCGTCGAGTCCAGCCTCCGCGGCGCCAACCTGTGGAACGAGGTCAAGGACCGGCTCGACAAGCCCGGCTCCGGGCTCTCCGGCGGCCAGCAGCAGCGCCTGTGCATCGCCCGCACGATCGCCGTCGAACCGGAAGTCGTGCTCATGGACGAGCCGTGCTCTGCCCTCGACCCGATCTCGACGCTGGCGATCGAGGATCTGATCGATCAGTTGAAGGAGAGCTACACGATCGTCATCGTCACGCACAACATGCAGCAGGCCGCCCGGTGCTCGGACCGGACCGGCTTCTTCAACATCGAGGGGACCGGCCAGCCCGGCCAGCTCGTGGAGTTCGACGACACCGGGCGGATCTTCAACAACCCCGGCCAGCAGGCCACCGAGGACTACATCTCGGGGCGCTTCGGCTGA
- a CDS encoding enoyl-CoA hydratase/isomerase family protein — MGVTYEASDRLARVVLDRPEAGNALDLGMARELHEQVQRALADPYVDILTLTANGADFCVGSDTSEAEQADDPTTAVFELAAALEELFTLLNSSAKLVLVGVQGLAAGSGLGLVLAGDLAFCSADACFRVPPKGGTGAPDPGLAWLLPRAIGQQRALSFGLGGRTLDAATADSWGIAELAPDGDVSSALRDAAENLGGKHLWANSEMRRLLHASWETSRTELSQSEAVTLVRALLNRQRR, encoded by the coding sequence GTGGGAGTCACGTACGAAGCATCCGATCGCCTGGCCCGAGTCGTGCTCGACCGGCCCGAGGCCGGCAACGCACTCGACCTCGGCATGGCACGCGAGCTGCACGAGCAGGTCCAGCGCGCCCTCGCGGACCCGTACGTCGACATCCTGACGCTGACCGCCAACGGCGCTGACTTCTGCGTCGGGTCGGACACGAGTGAGGCAGAGCAGGCGGACGACCCGACGACGGCCGTCTTCGAGCTCGCGGCCGCCCTCGAGGAGCTCTTCACCCTGCTCAACTCCTCCGCCAAGCTCGTCCTCGTCGGCGTCCAGGGGCTCGCGGCCGGTTCCGGTCTCGGCCTCGTCCTCGCCGGGGACCTCGCCTTCTGCTCCGCAGACGCCTGCTTCCGTGTCCCGCCGAAGGGAGGAACCGGCGCCCCCGACCCGGGGCTGGCCTGGCTGCTGCCGCGAGCGATCGGTCAGCAGCGCGCACTCTCCTTCGGGCTGGGGGGCCGCACGCTCGATGCGGCCACGGCCGACAGCTGGGGCATCGCCGAGCTCGCGCCGGACGGTGACGTGTCGTCGGCCCTGCGCGATGCCGCAGAGAACCTCGGCGGCAAGCACCTCTGGGCCAACTCAGAGATGCGCCGTCTGCTGCATGCCTCCTGGGAGACCTCGCGCACCGAGCTGTCCCAGTCCGAGGCGGTCACGCTCGTGCGCGCACTGCTCAACCGGCAGCGGCGCTGA
- a CDS encoding histidine phosphatase family protein → MRLLLIRHGQTPHNVTGALDTAYPGAGLTGLGRVQARAVPDALAEPVSGVYASPLVRTQLTAEPLALARGVDVRVREGLQEISAGALELRSDEPSREAYIAALVRWMRGDLDHVLGGGESGRGFLTRYTSAVEAITSEHADGDTVALFSHGAAIRVFATVAAGLARDEAADLSIMNTGMGVLEGDPRSGWRLAGWSSQPLGGLDLEDPDAQDVTGESAEDVLDG, encoded by the coding sequence GTGCGACTCCTCCTCATCCGTCACGGCCAGACACCCCACAACGTCACCGGGGCACTCGACACCGCCTACCCGGGGGCGGGCCTGACCGGGTTGGGCCGTGTGCAGGCCCGCGCCGTGCCCGACGCCCTGGCCGAGCCGGTCTCGGGCGTCTACGCCTCCCCCCTCGTGCGGACCCAGCTGACGGCAGAGCCGCTCGCCCTCGCGCGCGGCGTCGACGTCCGGGTGCGCGAAGGCCTGCAGGAGATCTCCGCCGGGGCGCTGGAACTGCGCTCGGACGAACCGTCCCGCGAGGCCTACATCGCTGCACTCGTACGGTGGATGCGCGGCGACCTCGACCACGTGCTCGGCGGTGGCGAGAGCGGTCGCGGCTTCCTCACCCGCTACACCTCGGCGGTCGAGGCGATCACGAGCGAGCACGCCGACGGTGACACCGTTGCGCTCTTCAGCCACGGCGCGGCCATTCGGGTCTTCGCGACGGTGGCCGCGGGCCTGGCCCGGGACGAGGCCGCGGACCTGAGCATCATGAACACCGGCATGGGTGTCCTCGAGGGCGACCCGCGGTCGGGATGGCGCCTGGCCGGCTGGTCCAGCCAGCCGCTCGGTGGTCTCGACCTGGAGGACCCGGACGCGCAGGACGTCACCGGTGAGAGCGCCGAGGACGTCCTCGACGGCTGA
- a CDS encoding ABC transporter substrate-binding protein produces MTSSPIRPAPRRVVRAAAVAVLGGLLAGCGSGAGDPSAAQTKGEVTVTNCGAEETFPSPAERLLVTGDGNMVAMVLALGAQDQIAGVTGVDGPNETLSVAYGQDVVDALPVASKDYPTMENTIATKPDVVVSGWNYGFSEEKNFTPDALRDHGIAPYVLSESCRQADGARGTMPPWEALYADLENLGQITGRDDVAEEVTTDIKDRLDALDGLPRATKTPTVFLFDSGTKDIFTSGAFGGPQAIIEAAGAKNAAADVQDTWTEVSWERLVASEPDFFAFVDYSGQSFQDKVRVLESNPATKDLPAVREKRYLNLPISAWTSSPLNIDAAEHLRMALEDHGLAPGTDIEPTHDLRP; encoded by the coding sequence ATGACCTCCAGCCCCATCCGCCCGGCACCCCGCCGCGTCGTGCGCGCCGCCGCCGTGGCCGTCCTCGGCGGTCTCCTCGCCGGATGCGGCAGCGGCGCGGGAGACCCCTCGGCCGCGCAGACGAAGGGGGAGGTCACGGTGACCAACTGCGGAGCCGAGGAGACCTTCCCTTCGCCCGCGGAGCGGCTCCTGGTCACCGGCGACGGCAACATGGTCGCGATGGTGCTCGCCCTCGGCGCGCAGGACCAGATCGCCGGGGTGACGGGAGTCGACGGTCCGAACGAGACGCTGTCGGTGGCCTACGGTCAGGACGTCGTCGACGCCCTGCCCGTGGCGTCGAAGGACTACCCGACGATGGAGAACACCATCGCGACGAAGCCCGATGTCGTCGTCTCCGGGTGGAACTACGGGTTCAGTGAGGAGAAGAACTTCACACCGGATGCGTTGAGGGACCATGGCATCGCCCCCTACGTGCTCTCCGAGAGCTGCCGTCAGGCGGATGGTGCCCGCGGGACGATGCCGCCGTGGGAGGCGCTCTACGCGGACCTGGAGAACCTCGGGCAGATCACCGGACGCGACGACGTGGCCGAGGAGGTCACCACGGACATCAAGGACCGCCTCGATGCCCTCGACGGGTTGCCCCGGGCGACGAAGACCCCGACCGTCTTCCTCTTCGACTCCGGGACGAAGGACATCTTCACCAGCGGAGCCTTCGGCGGTCCGCAGGCGATCATCGAGGCGGCCGGCGCGAAGAATGCCGCCGCTGACGTCCAGGACACGTGGACGGAGGTCTCCTGGGAACGGCTCGTCGCGTCCGAACCCGACTTCTTCGCCTTCGTGGACTACTCCGGGCAGAGCTTTCAGGACAAGGTCAGGGTGCTCGAGTCCAACCCGGCGACGAAGGACCTCCCGGCCGTGCGGGAGAAGCGCTACCTCAACCTGCCCATCTCCGCCTGGACATCCAGCCCGTTGAACATCGATGCGGCCGAGCACCTGCGGATGGCTCTCGAGGACCACGGGCTCGCCCCGGGAACCGACATCGAGCCGACCCACGACCTCCGGCCGTGA
- a CDS encoding inorganic phosphate transporter, with protein MEWIPVALVTLLAMGFNYTNGFHDAANAIATSVSTRALTPRAALAMAAVANLFGAFFGAKVAKTVGEGIIDAPDGNLGLVLAASALIGAIAWNLLTWWFGLPSSSSHALIGGLGGAALAAGAAVKWQGILEKVIIPMVLSPIVGIVVGYLVMRFILRAFRDAHPGRTKRGFRYAQTASAAAMAFGHGMQDAAKTAGVVVLALTVAGYQDSGDQSIPLWVLVMSAVVISMGTYAGGWRIMRTLGRGIIHLDPPQGFAAEVTAASILYVATALRAPISTTHAITSAIMGVGATKSLKAVRWGVAKNIVGAWIFTFPGAGLSAAILMWILTPIFFGF; from the coding sequence GTGGAGTGGATTCCGGTCGCCCTCGTCACTCTCCTGGCGATGGGCTTCAACTACACGAATGGCTTCCATGACGCGGCGAACGCGATCGCCACGTCCGTCTCCACCCGGGCGCTGACCCCGCGGGCAGCGCTGGCGATGGCCGCGGTGGCGAATCTCTTCGGTGCGTTCTTCGGCGCCAAGGTGGCCAAGACGGTCGGGGAGGGCATCATCGACGCCCCCGACGGAAACCTCGGACTCGTGCTCGCTGCGTCCGCGCTGATCGGTGCGATCGCGTGGAATCTGCTCACCTGGTGGTTCGGGCTGCCGTCCTCCTCCTCGCACGCCCTCATCGGAGGGCTCGGCGGCGCGGCACTGGCCGCCGGCGCCGCGGTGAAGTGGCAGGGGATCCTCGAGAAGGTCATCATCCCGATGGTCCTCTCCCCGATCGTCGGCATCGTCGTCGGCTACCTCGTGATGCGATTCATCCTCAGGGCCTTCCGCGACGCCCACCCCGGCCGCACCAAGCGGGGCTTCCGCTATGCCCAGACCGCTTCGGCGGCCGCAATGGCCTTCGGCCACGGTATGCAGGATGCCGCCAAGACGGCCGGTGTCGTCGTGCTCGCCCTGACGGTGGCCGGCTATCAGGACAGTGGTGACCAGAGCATCCCGCTGTGGGTGCTCGTGATGTCCGCCGTCGTGATCTCGATGGGCACCTATGCCGGTGGTTGGCGGATCATGCGCACCCTGGGTCGCGGGATCATCCACCTGGACCCGCCGCAGGGATTCGCTGCGGAGGTCACTGCCGCCTCGATCCTCTACGTGGCGACGGCGTTGCGGGCCCCGATCTCGACGACCCACGCGATCACGTCCGCGATCATGGGTGTCGGCGCGACGAAGTCGCTCAAAGCCGTCCGGTGGGGCGTGGCGAAGAACATCGTCGGCGCCTGGATCTTCACCTTCCCCGGGGCGGGCCTCAGCGCCGCGATCCTCATGTGGATCCTGACGCCGATCTTCTTCGGTTTCTGA
- a CDS encoding DUF47 domain-containing protein has product MTSPPIRRQERVGFLRAKSRDDGFYQLLADSARHAVAAAEMLTRMLGASPAEREELAPRLKDIEHEADEATHAIIHKVNSSFVTPFDHTDIVELAAALDDCTDHIESVGQTVVLYRMNGLMPEITGQMEVILRMAELTAQAMPQLATMKELKDYWVEINRLENEGDAIYRRLLRDLFGGAVSDPIEVIKHKDIIERLEMAADAFENVAHRVEGIAIKES; this is encoded by the coding sequence GTGACTTCCCCCCCGATCCGGAGACAAGAACGAGTGGGCTTCCTACGAGCAAAATCACGAGATGACGGCTTCTACCAGCTCCTCGCCGACAGCGCCCGCCATGCCGTTGCCGCGGCCGAGATGCTCACCCGTATGCTCGGGGCGAGCCCGGCGGAGCGTGAGGAGCTGGCACCCCGGCTGAAGGACATCGAGCACGAGGCCGACGAGGCCACCCACGCGATCATCCACAAGGTGAACTCCAGCTTCGTCACCCCCTTCGACCACACCGACATCGTCGAGCTGGCCGCCGCGCTGGATGACTGCACCGACCACATCGAGTCCGTCGGCCAGACCGTGGTGCTCTACCGGATGAACGGCCTCATGCCCGAGATCACCGGCCAGATGGAGGTCATCCTGCGGATGGCCGAGCTGACCGCGCAGGCCATGCCGCAGCTGGCGACGATGAAGGAGCTCAAGGACTACTGGGTGGAGATCAACCGCCTGGAGAACGAGGGCGACGCGATCTACCGCCGTCTGCTGCGCGACCTCTTCGGCGGCGCCGTGAGCGACCCCATCGAGGTGATCAAGCACAAGGACATCATCGAGCGCCTCGAGATGGCGGCCGATGCCTTCGAGAACGTGGCCCACCGCGTCGAGGGCATCGCCATCAAGGAGTCCTGA
- a CDS encoding FecCD family ABC transporter permease: MSHDRPGGRRLPLVALCVVLLTGTLVSAVVSLAFGSEPLSVSGVIDVLRSRLTGVPGADPTYDTIVWELRAPRVLMAMVVGAGLALAGACMQTLVRNPLADPYLLGVSAGAGVGATLVIVLGVFSGLGIWALSFGALAGALMATVLVFGISMAQGGITPLRLILTGVVMSAAFSSVSSFLVFFSADPKATQSVLFWLLGSLSGTVWQQILPSVIAVTIAGVILMSLHSWLDALAAGPDVAAGLGVPVKGLRVGLFVLVSVLVGVLVAVSGGIGFVGLVIPHLARILVGALHRAVLPVAALGGAFFMLWVDIAARVIVRPQEIPLSVVTGLVGAPIFLLLLGRRHYTYSGG, encoded by the coding sequence GTGTCTCATGACCGCCCCGGCGGACGGCGCCTGCCGCTGGTGGCGCTGTGTGTCGTGCTGCTCACCGGCACCCTCGTCAGCGCCGTCGTCTCCTTGGCCTTCGGCTCGGAGCCCCTGTCCGTCTCCGGTGTCATCGACGTCCTGCGCTCCAGACTGACCGGGGTGCCGGGCGCCGACCCCACCTACGACACGATCGTCTGGGAGCTGCGCGCACCGCGTGTGCTCATGGCGATGGTCGTCGGTGCGGGTCTGGCTCTGGCCGGGGCCTGCATGCAGACCCTGGTGCGCAACCCGCTGGCCGACCCCTACCTGCTGGGCGTCTCCGCCGGGGCCGGCGTCGGAGCCACCCTCGTGATCGTCCTTGGCGTCTTCAGCGGTCTGGGCATCTGGGCGCTCTCCTTCGGGGCGCTCGCCGGGGCCCTCATGGCGACCGTCCTCGTCTTCGGCATCTCCATGGCCCAGGGTGGGATCACCCCCCTTCGCCTCATCCTCACCGGCGTCGTCATGTCCGCCGCCTTCTCCTCCGTCTCCAGCTTCCTCGTCTTCTTCAGCGCCGACCCGAAGGCGACGCAGTCAGTGCTCTTCTGGCTCCTCGGCAGCCTCTCCGGGACGGTGTGGCAACAGATCCTCCCGTCGGTCATCGCCGTGACGATCGCGGGCGTGATCCTGATGAGCCTGCACTCCTGGCTCGATGCGCTCGCGGCAGGGCCGGACGTCGCCGCGGGCCTCGGCGTGCCGGTCAAGGGCCTGCGGGTCGGCCTCTTCGTCCTCGTCTCGGTTCTCGTCGGCGTCCTCGTCGCGGTCTCCGGGGGGATCGGTTTCGTCGGTCTCGTCATCCCGCACCTGGCGCGCATCCTCGTCGGCGCCCTGCACCGCGCGGTGCTGCCGGTGGCCGCCCTCGGCGGAGCCTTCTTCATGCTCTGGGTCGACATCGCCGCGCGCGTCATCGTGCGCCCCCAGGAGATCCCCCTCAGCGTCGTCACCGGCCTCGTCGGTGCACCGATCTTCCTGCTGCTCCTCGGCCGGCGCCACTACACCTACTCGGGAGGCTGA
- a CDS encoding ABC transporter ATP-binding protein gives MHHLVARGLACGIDGRTIVSGVDLDIPRGSMVALVGRNGSGKSTLIRSLIGLRPMTAGTVHIDGADLSTLSPRQRATRLAHVGQEDAPPEDLLVGEMVAMGRIPHRPPWAVTDTSDEPVVLDALAAVGMAHAVDRPCQHLSGGERRRVMLARGIAQGSDLLVLDEPTNHLDIHHQIQLMDTIRGLGATVLAAVHDLSLAAAHFDRVAVLHEGRLFAVGEPTSVLDPTTLHRVFDVDAAHLTDPVTGRAHLVLGAGAPVLADQRKAVS, from the coding sequence ATGCACCACCTCGTCGCGCGGGGCCTCGCCTGCGGCATCGACGGACGAACGATCGTCTCCGGGGTCGACCTGGACATCCCGCGAGGGTCGATGGTTGCCCTCGTCGGACGCAACGGCAGCGGGAAGTCCACCCTCATCCGCTCGCTCATCGGACTGCGACCGATGACGGCCGGCACGGTGCACATCGACGGGGCCGACCTGTCGACCCTCTCCCCGCGGCAGCGCGCGACCCGGCTGGCCCACGTCGGCCAGGAGGACGCGCCGCCGGAGGACCTGCTCGTGGGCGAGATGGTCGCCATGGGCCGCATCCCGCACCGGCCCCCGTGGGCCGTGACGGACACGTCCGACGAACCCGTCGTGCTCGATGCGCTCGCCGCCGTCGGGATGGCCCACGCCGTCGACCGTCCCTGCCAGCACCTGTCCGGGGGTGAGCGACGCCGGGTGATGTTGGCGCGCGGGATCGCCCAGGGCAGCGACCTGCTCGTCCTCGACGAGCCGACGAACCACCTCGACATCCACCACCAGATCCAGCTCATGGACACCATCCGGGGGCTGGGCGCCACCGTGCTCGCGGCCGTGCACGACCTGTCGCTGGCCGCCGCCCACTTCGACCGGGTCGCCGTGCTCCACGAGGGGCGCTTGTTCGCCGTCGGAGAACCCACGAGCGTCCTCGACCCCACCACCCTCCACCGCGTCTTCGACGTCGACGCGGCCCACCTCACGGATCCGGTCACCGGCCGGGCCCACCTCGTCCTCGGCGCCGGCGCACCCGTGCTCGCCGATCAGAGAAAGGCAGTCTCATGA
- the pstA gene encoding phosphate ABC transporter permease PstA, translated as MTATNTEAPAPPRPPDRRPGGTGSTRDHGTLTDAARWAVLAASVVLGVLITTLAWGWSAIAAGAVSAVLYLIGIYTLSRVVEGHRHAVDRTVTGVVTTMFLIALLPLVSVVWEVASMGISRFDAEFFTWSMRGVMGEGGGAYHAIMGTLIITGLTTLISVPIGIFAAIYLVEYGNRNALSKGLTFFVDVMTGIPSIVAGLFAIALFTLFFGPGVRMGIIGAVALTVLMIPVVVRSTEEMLRLVPNELREASYALGVPKWLTISKVVLPTAIAGIATGVTLAIARVIGETAPLLVTVGTTDSMNLNPFDGRMQTLPIFAYYSYATPGIPKEPYFERMWAAALTLILIVMALNLAARLISTFFAPKTGR; from the coding sequence ATGACCGCGACCAACACCGAGGCACCGGCACCGCCGCGGCCCCCTGACCGCCGGCCGGGCGGCACCGGCAGCACCCGCGACCACGGCACGCTGACCGACGCGGCCCGCTGGGCCGTGCTCGCCGCTTCCGTGGTCCTGGGCGTCCTCATCACGACGCTCGCGTGGGGATGGAGTGCCATCGCCGCCGGCGCCGTCTCCGCAGTGCTCTACCTGATCGGGATCTACACGCTCTCCCGGGTCGTCGAGGGCCACCGCCACGCGGTCGACCGCACGGTCACCGGCGTCGTCACCACGATGTTCCTCATCGCCCTGCTGCCGCTCGTGTCGGTCGTGTGGGAGGTCGCGAGCATGGGCATCTCACGGTTCGATGCCGAGTTCTTCACCTGGTCGATGCGCGGTGTCATGGGTGAGGGCGGCGGCGCGTACCACGCGATCATGGGCACGCTGATCATCACCGGCCTGACGACGCTGATCTCGGTCCCGATCGGGATCTTCGCTGCCATCTACCTCGTGGAGTACGGCAACAGGAACGCGCTCTCCAAGGGCCTGACCTTCTTCGTCGACGTGATGACGGGCATCCCCTCGATCGTCGCCGGTCTCTTCGCGATCGCGCTGTTCACCCTCTTCTTCGGTCCGGGCGTGCGCATGGGCATCATCGGCGCGGTCGCGTTGACGGTGCTGATGATCCCCGTCGTGGTCCGCAGCACCGAGGAGATGCTGCGGCTGGTGCCCAACGAGTTGCGCGAGGCCAGCTACGCGCTCGGCGTGCCGAAGTGGCTCACGATCTCCAAGGTCGTCCTGCCGACCGCGATCGCCGGCATCGCCACCGGCGTCACCCTCGCGATCGCCCGCGTCATCGGTGAGACGGCTCCGCTGCTGGTCACCGTCGGCACGACGGACTCGATGAACCTCAACCCCTTCGACGGGCGCATGCAGACGCTGCCGATCTTCGCCTACTACAGCTACGCGACGCCCGGCATCCCCAAGGAGCCGTACTTCGAGCGGATGTGGGCGGCTGCCCTGACGCTCATCCTGATCGTCATGGCGCTGAACCTCGCGGCCCGCCTCATCTCCACCTTCTTCGCCCCCAAGACCGGTCGCTGA
- a CDS encoding S8 family peptidase, whose protein sequence is MRGRRTRTAGALVAALAVSLAGCSLLGEDPPSPSGTTTSTASSGSPERDLVETRAQPAEGRDWVVLVEDPTDTDRVADELEGSGLALTSLNRGIGMVTLRSTDDDVRTVAEDVDGVVHAVTDQSVGWSPEEEPTPTADDTSPAGSTLRPPPPPEGGDPFDGWLWGMAEINAARARSVTTGDPDVRVGVIDTGVDSGHPDLVDRVDEERSRSFVTDLPGLDGACEHDGCIDPVGSDDNGHGTHVAGTIAASANGLGVQGVAPEVGIVDLRAGQDSGYFFLGPVANAVTAGAAQELDVLNMSFYVDPWLYSCPGGAPEDSAAQAAVQDVTIELMGRALELAHEQGVTLVTAAGNNDRDLADPGIDQTSPNFGDTTHERTLDEDCRLLPLDGPHVVGVSSIDEDLTRSGFSNYTSDPGSDDVAIAAPGGAGADGGLPILSTASRDELRATGRVDDEGRVSVSGAEEGIVRSCPEGIGQGEPDPEETCGLYTWLMGTSMAAPHVSGTAALVISEHGGRMAPDDVVQTLRRSARDHECPSLGSDEDGDGGTSAVCTGTTERNGFFGDGILDAAAAVR, encoded by the coding sequence ATGCGTGGACGACGCACCCGCACCGCAGGGGCGCTCGTCGCCGCACTGGCCGTCTCGCTCGCCGGTTGCTCCCTCCTCGGTGAGGACCCCCCTTCGCCATCGGGGACGACGACGTCCACCGCGTCGTCGGGCTCGCCGGAGAGGGATCTCGTCGAGACCCGGGCCCAGCCGGCCGAGGGGCGCGACTGGGTCGTCCTCGTCGAGGACCCGACGGACACCGATCGAGTCGCCGACGAGCTCGAGGGGTCCGGCCTCGCCCTGACCTCGCTCAACCGGGGCATCGGCATGGTGACGCTGCGCAGCACCGACGACGACGTCCGCACGGTGGCCGAGGACGTCGACGGGGTGGTGCACGCGGTGACCGACCAGAGCGTCGGCTGGTCCCCCGAGGAGGAGCCCACCCCCACCGCGGACGACACCTCTCCCGCGGGCAGCACGCTGCGCCCTCCACCTCCCCCCGAGGGCGGCGACCCCTTCGACGGGTGGTTGTGGGGCATGGCCGAGATCAACGCCGCCCGGGCGCGATCGGTGACGACCGGGGATCCGGACGTGCGCGTCGGGGTCATCGACACAGGTGTCGACTCCGGCCATCCCGATCTGGTCGACCGCGTGGACGAGGAGCGCTCGCGGTCCTTCGTCACCGACCTGCCCGGTCTCGACGGTGCCTGCGAGCACGACGGGTGCATCGACCCCGTGGGCAGCGACGACAACGGGCACGGCACCCACGTCGCGGGGACCATCGCCGCCTCCGCCAACGGGCTCGGCGTACAGGGGGTCGCACCCGAGGTCGGCATCGTCGACCTGCGCGCGGGCCAGGACTCCGGCTACTTCTTCCTCGGTCCGGTCGCCAATGCGGTCACCGCCGGCGCGGCGCAGGAGCTCGACGTGCTCAACATGAGCTTCTACGTCGATCCCTGGCTCTACTCCTGCCCGGGCGGCGCCCCCGAGGACTCCGCCGCCCAGGCCGCCGTGCAGGACGTGACCATCGAGCTGATGGGACGGGCCCTCGAGCTCGCCCACGAGCAGGGCGTCACGCTCGTCACGGCAGCCGGCAACAACGACCGGGACCTCGCCGACCCCGGCATCGACCAGACCAGCCCCAACTTCGGCGACACGACGCACGAGCGGACGCTCGACGAGGACTGCCGGCTGCTCCCCCTCGACGGGCCGCACGTCGTCGGCGTCTCCTCGATCGACGAGGACCTCACGCGCAGCGGCTTCTCCAACTACACGTCCGACCCCGGCTCGGACGACGTGGCGATCGCAGCACCCGGCGGCGCGGGCGCCGACGGCGGCCTGCCCATCCTCTCGACGGCATCGAGGGACGAGCTGCGCGCCACGGGCCGCGTCGACGACGAGGGCCGGGTGAGCGTCTCCGGCGCCGAGGAGGGGATCGTCCGCAGCTGCCCCGAGGGCATCGGTCAGGGTGAACCCGACCCCGAGGAGACGTGCGGGCTCTACACCTGGCTGATGGGCACGTCGATGGCCGCTCCGCACGTCAGCGGCACCGCCGCCCTGGTCATCAGCGAGCACGGCGGCCGGATGGCTCCCGACGACGTCGTGCAGACCCTGCGCCGCAGCGCCCGCGACCACGAGTGCCCGTCGCTCGGCAGCGACGAGGACGGTGACGGGGGCACCAGTGCCGTGTGCACCGGGACCACCGAGCGCAACGGCTTCTTCGGCGACGGCATCCTCGACGCAGCCGCGGCCGTGCGCTGA